One Bacillus sp. 1780r2a1 DNA segment encodes these proteins:
- the cspD gene encoding cold-shock protein CspD produces the protein MLQGKVKWFNAEKGFGFIEVEGQDDVFVHFSAIQGEGFKTLEEGQEVTFEIVEGARGPQAANVQK, from the coding sequence ATGTTACAAGGTAAAGTAAAATGGTTCAACGCTGAAAAAGGTTTCGGTTTCATCGAAGTTGAAGGACAAGACGATGTATTCGTACACTTCTCAGCTATCCAAGGCGAAGGCTTCAAAACTTTAGAAGAAGGCCAAGAAGTTACATTTGAAATCGTTGAAGGTGCTCGTGGACCACAAGCTGCTAACGTTCAAAAGTAA